One region of Carya illinoinensis cultivar Pawnee chromosome 8, C.illinoinensisPawnee_v1, whole genome shotgun sequence genomic DNA includes:
- the LOC122318833 gene encoding uncharacterized protein LOC122318833 isoform X5 produces MAENIVISVVAKIAEYTVAPVGRWLCYSFHFNSNIENLKTQAEHLREAKDMVQHSVDVAVRNEEEIYPVVSTWLTDVDRITELATRRLRESEEEAGTRSSNAACLNLKQRHRLSREAKKIVESIAQLFANGKFGKVSNPTLPSEEMVYKGNIENLKNQEEELQHARERVQLSVVAASRNGEEIYSDVSKWLTDVDRITVLATKILRESEEEASTRSSNAAGLNLQQRHQLSREAKKIVENIAQLFTRLHNNGNFEKVSIPTLPSEEMDYRSNIENLKNQEEELQHARERVRPSVVAALRNGEEIYSDVSKWLTDVDRITESATKILRESEEEARTRSSNAAGLNLQQRHELSREAKKIVENIVQLFAKLRNNGNFEKVSKPPTLQNMVPKQSKDYMILGSRMSVIKRIMEALRDGSFNRIGVSGLAGVGKSTLMKEICRQVKEKRLFDEVALAEVTNSPNLCRIQGEIASMLNLQFDSNETKSKRADRLEKRLKNGNEILVILDDIWMELDLKEIGIPSGGCKLLLTSRDQRVLASRMDTEKNFKLDILGVEEAWTLFEKMAGVSFKDDPRLQNEAIKVAKECAGLPIALVTVSKALKDHKDLSIWKDALVQLRRPPPEHDTEIWLPVYSCIKLSYKHLVGEEIKSLFLLCAQQGYVISYQDLLRYGFGLRLFPGAYTMEDASNRLKGLVLKLQDSCLLIQSPHSSKEFYMHDVVRHVATMIASNDRNMFVMRGNGGQTTWAFGDALKTCEVLSIHGAHHIHKYPNKVECPKLRYFHVQCKDSYLNSYLKWPIEDIIFQGMNMLEDIIFQGMDKLEVLSLTKIRLSSLWPLTKLQTLCLHECELMDIHVIGELNTLVILSLARSSISNLPSEIRLLTSLRLLDLTYCVRLKVIPPNVLSSLVNLEELYMQGIKVQWEVEGPRNEGQNASLAELKKLSHLTTLEMDISDANYIPKDLFTEKFERYKICIGDIKPWDTLFTVEAISRALKFKNMSFQLDFEIKMLLKRTEYLHLDSSNCTKSVLYELNRENFQKLKHLHIQINGDIKRILELRTPAVAFPILETFVLKDMFSLEEICRGKLLLSSFKNLKVLKVVNCDKLRFIFSSSIVRGLSLLEELNITSCNNMGAIFVKEEEDGIEDHGDMMVFGRLQTLVLNDLPKLVGFLSTKDSLMADCRETNSEGNHDLQLPLLHHDQVSFPSLQTLCMWGLPKIKYVWSCGQEPKTVFSGLEQLQVLEIEDCGVEEIVAFERGGEAVAIIEIEDCGGEEIVAFERGGEAVAIRTLMFPQVTKLKFRNLLKLKWFYKGVHVSKWPMLKEMKIERCEKVEIFASEVVSFEKTVKDQRQFEMSNIKQPLFSVDEDSFPSLETLWISDCQELFHVFPTAILMRSLTDLRIQFCSSLEIIFGKLDGQNGKEPQVLISPGSRTEESGAITNFASTVSFPSLQTLHMKYLRKIKHIWSEYSKTVFNFQSLQNINACRCESLKSLFPISIIRCLEQLQVLEIENCGVEEIVAVEGGGGEAIRTLVFPQVTQLKFSDLPRLKWFCQGVYVTKWPMLKKMKIVRCEKVEIFASEVVSFEKTVKDQRQFEMSNIKQPLFLVNEHSFPSLETLEFLYMGSLEIIFGKLEGQNGKEPQVLISPASGTEESGATTHFASTHSFPSLETLEISNMDSLEIIFGKLEGQNGIEPQVLISPESRTEESGAITNFASTVAFPSLQTLRMKDLHKLKHVWSEYSKTVFNFQNLEVIQAVRCESLKSLFPISIIRCLEQLQVLEIENCGVEEIVAVERGGGGGEAIRTLVFPQVTQLKFSDLSRLKWFCQGVYVTKWPMLKEMTIDGCDKVEIFASEVVSFEKTVKDQRQFEMSNIKQPLFLVNEHSFPSLETLEFWDMDSLEIIFVKLEGQNGKEPQVLISPASGTEESGATTHFVSTIVFPQVTQLKFSDLPRLKSFCQGVYVTKWPMLKKMKIERCEKIEIFASEVVSFEKTVKDQRQFEMSNIKQPLFLMNEHSFPSLETLEFWDMDSLEIIFGKLEGQNGKEPQVLISPESGTEESGAITNFASTVAFPSLQTLRMKDLHKLKHVWSEYSKTVFNFQNLEVIQAVRCESLKSLFPISIIRCLEQLQVLEIENCGVEEIVAVERGGGGGEAIRTLVFPQVTQLKFSDLSRLKWFCQGVYVTKWPMLKEMTIDGCDKVEIFASEVVSFEKTVKDQRQFEMSNIKQPLFLVNEHSFPSLETLEFLNMGSLEIIFGMLEGQNGKEPQVLISPASGTEESGATTHFASTLSFPSLKKLHIRWMCKLEIIWQDQVTATSFPNIQELDILSCDKLLHVFQSKLHTTTTTLMQSLTSLRIWCCDSLETIFGNMEGQNGKEPLVLIAPSSGTEESVAREDGIARYIEFPILTELSLYGLPKLKWIFEGVHTNLKSWPSLKTLFLEECGEQVNKMIWASNFASSSSSQENQLHTWIQQPTFQSRSLKYTKANSSI; encoded by the exons ATGGCGGAGAATATCGTTATTTCAGTTGTTGCAAAAATAGCAGAATACACTGTTGCACCTGTTGGTCGGTGGCTATGCTATTCATTTCACTTCAACAGCAACATAGAGAATCTGAAGACTCAGGCAGAGCATTTGCGGGAGGCTAAAGACATGGTGCAACACTCAGTTGATGTTGCTGTAAGAAACGAAGAGGAAATTTATCCTGTTGTTAGCACGTGGTTGACAGATGTAGATCGTATTACAGAATTGGCCACCAGGAGACTTCGTGAAAGCGAAGAAGAAGCAGGTACGAGGAGCTCTAATGCAGCTTGCCTAAACTTGAAACAACGGCATCGATTAAGTCGGGAAGCAAAGAAGATCGTGGAAAGTATTGCCCAACTTTTTGCCAAtggaaagtttggaaaagtttcgAATCCTACTCTTCCTTCAGAAGAAATGGTCTACAAAGGCAACATAGAGAACCTGAAGAATCAGGAAGAGGAGCTGCAACATGCGCGAGAAAGGGTGCAACTCTCGGTTGTTGCTGCTTCAAGAAATGGTGAGGAAATTTATTCTGATGTTAGCAAGTGGTTGACAGATGTAGATCGTATTACAGTATTGGCCACCAAGATACTTCGTGAAAGCGAAGAAGAAGCAAGTACGAGGAGCTCTAATGCGGCTGGCCTAAACTTGCAGCAACGACATCAATTAAGTCGGGAAGCAAAGAAGATTGTGGAAAATATTGCCCAACTTTTTACCAGACTTCATAACAATGGAAACTTTGAAAAAGTTTCGATTCCTACTCTTCCTTCAGAAGAAATGGACTACAGAAGCAACATAGAGAATCTGAAGAATCAGGAAGAGGAGCTGCAACATGCTCGAGAAAGGGTGCGACCCTCAGTTGTTGCTGCTTTAAGAAATGGTGAGGAAATTTATTCTGATGTTAGCAAGTGGTTGACAGATGTAGATCGTATTACAGAATCGGCCACCAAGATACTTCGTGAAAGCGAAGAAGAAGCACGTACGAGGAGCTCTAATGCGGCTGGCCTAAACTTGCAACAACGACATGAATTAAGTCGGGAAGCAAAGAAGATCGTGGAAAATATTGTCCAACTTTTTGCCAAACTTCGTAACAATGGAAACTTTGAAAAAGTTTCGAAACCTCCTACTTTGCAAAACATGGTACCTAAGCAAAGCAAGGATTACATGATCTTGGGTTCGAGGATGTCAGTTATAAAGAGAATTATGGAGGCATTGAGAGATGGTAGTTTCAACAGGATCGGCGTGTCGGGGTTGGCTGGAGTTGGAAAGAGTACATTGATGAAAGAAATTTGCAGGCAAGTCAAGGAAAAAAGGTTATTCGATGAGGTGGCTCTGGCAGAAGTGACAAACAGCCCCAACCTATGTCGAATTCAAGGAGAAATTGCAAGCATGCTAAATTTACAGTTCGATTCAAAtgaaacaaaaagcaaaagagcaGATCGTCTAGAGAAGAGGTTAAAAAATGGCAATGAGATACTCGTAATCTTGGATGATATATGGATGGAACTTGATTTGAAAGAAATAGGAATTCCTTCTGGAGGATGCAAACTACTACTGACATCCAGAGATCAACGGGTACTAGCTTCTCGTATGGACACCGAAAAGAACTTCAAACTCGACATTTTAGGGGTAGAAGAAGCATGGACCTTATTTGAAAAGATGGCAGGTGTTTCTTTCAAAGATGATCCTCGTTTGCAGAACGAAGCAATTAAGGTAGCTAAAGAGTGTGCGGGTCTTCCGATTGCACTTGTAACAGTTTCTAAGGCATTAAAGGATCATAAGGATTTGAGTATCTGGAAGGATGCCCTGGTGCAACTAAGAAGGCCCCCTCCAGAACATGACACAGAAATATGGTTACCTGTATATTCTTGTATAAAGTTGAGTTATAAACATCTTGTTGGTGAAGAGATCAAATCCCTCTTTTTGCTTTGTGCTCAACAAGGTTATGTCATCTCCTATCAGGACTTGTTGAGATATGGTTTTGGTTTGCGTTTATTCCCTGGCGCTTATACGATGGAAGATGCAAGCAACAGACTAAAAGGATTAGTTTTGAAACTCCAAGATTCTTGTTTGCTAATACAAAGTCCACATAGCTCCAAGGAATTTTACATGCATGATGTTGTTCGTCATGTCGCTACAATGATTGCGTCAAATGATCGTAATATGTTTGTCATGAGAGGCAATGGTGGGCAAACAACATGGGCATTTGGGGATGCACTAAAAACATGCGAGGTGCTCTCTATTCATGGTGCACATCATATCCATAAATATCCCAATAAAGTAGAATGTCCTAAATTAAGATACTTTCATGTTCAGTGTAAAGATTCATATTTGAATTCATATTTGAAATGGCCAATCGAAGACATTATCTTCCAAGGGATGAACATGCTCGAAGACATTATCTTCCAAGGGATGGACAAGCTCGAAGTTCTGAGTTTAACAAAGATACGACTTTCATCTCTTTGGCCACTTACAAAGCTACAAACATTGTGTCTACATGAATGTGAGCTGATGGATATTCATGTGATTGGAGAACTCAACACTTTAGTAATTCTTAGTCTTGCTCGTTCTTCCATTTCAAATTTGCCAAGTGAAATAAGGTTGTTGACTAGTTTGCGGTTATTGGATTTGACTTATTGTGTTAGACTTAAGGTGATTCCTCCTAATGTCTTGTCAAGCTTGGTCAACTTAGAAGAGTTGTATATGCAAGGAATCAAAGTCCAATGGGAGGTTGAAGGACCCAGAAATGAAGGACAAAATGCTAGCCTTGCAGAGCTAAAGAAATTGTCGCACTTGACCACTTTAGAGATGGATATTTCGGATGCCAACTATATACCGAAAGATTTGTTTACTGAAAAGTTTGAGAGATACAAGATATGCATTGGAGATATCAAGCCATGGGACACATTATTTACGGTAGAGGCAATCTCAAGAGCGTTAAAATTCAAGAATATGAGCTTCCAATTGGACTTTGAGATCAAAATGCTACTGAAAAGGACAGAATATCTTCATTTAGACAGCTCGAACTGTACTAAGAGTGTCTTATATGAATTAAATAGAGAGAATTTTCAAAAACTGAAGCATCTCCATATCCAAATCAATGGGGATATTAAGCGTATCCTTGAGTTGAGGACACCAGCTGTTGCCTTTCCTATCCTGGAGACATTTGTTTTGAAAGATATGTTCAGCTTGGAAGAAATTTGTCGGGGCAAACTTCTGTTGTCATCCTTCAAAAacttgaaagttttaaaagtgGTTAACTGTGATAAATTAAGATTTATCTTCTCATCATCTATAGTCAGAGGCCTTTCACTACTTGAAGAATTGAACATAACAAGCTGCAACAACATGGGTGCAATATtcgtgaaagaagaagaagacggaaTAGAAGATCATGGAGATATGATGGTGTTCGGTCGACTTCAAACCTTGGTGCTAAATGATCTTCCAAAGCTCGTGGGCTTCCTAAGCACAAAAGATTCATTAATGGCTGATTGTAGAGAAACCAATTCAGAGGGCAACCATGATCTTCAGTTGCCACTTCTACATCATGATCAG GTTTCCTTTCCAAGCTTGCAAACACTGTGTATGTGGGGTCTACCCAAAATAAAGTACGTATGGAGCTGTGGACAAGAACCCAAAACAGTTTTCTCAGGTCTCGAGCAATTGCAAGTACTTGAGATTGAGGATTGTGGGGTGGAGGAAATTGTTGCATTTGAAAGAGGAGGAGAAGCAGTAGCAATTATTGAGATTGAGGATTGTGGGGGGGAGGAAATTGTTGCATTTGAAAGAGGAGGAGAAGCAGTAGCAATTAGGACTTTGATGTTCCCTCAAGtaactaagttgaagtttagaaATTTACTGAAACTCAAGTGGTTTTACAAAGGAGTGCATGTTTCAAAATGGCCAATGCTGaaagagatgaaaattgaaagatgCGAGAAAGTGGAGATATTTGCTTCAGAAGTTGTGAGttttgaaaaaacagttaaagATCAAAGGCAGTTTGAGATGTCCAATATTAAACAACCCCTTTTCTCGGTGGATGag GACTCATTCCCTAGCTTGGAGACACTGTGGATTTCTGATTGTCAAGAGTTGTTTCATGTCTTTCCAACGGCAATATTAATGCGAAGTCTAACTGATCTACGAATACAATTCTGCAGTtctttagaaattatatttggaaaGCTGGATGGACAAAATGGTAAAGAGCCACAAGTTTTAATATCCCCAGGGTCAAGAACAGAAGAAAGTGGAGCAATAACAAATTTTGCATCAACA GTTTCCTTTCCTAGCTTGCAAACACTGCATATGAAGTATCTACGCAAGATAAAGCACATATGGAGTGAATATTCCAAAAcagttttcaattttcaaagtcTGCAAAACATAAATGCTTGCAGATGTGAGAGTCTGAAAAGTTTATTTCCAATCTCGATCATCAGATGTCTCGAGCAATTGCAAGTACTTGAGATTGAGAATTGTGGGGTGGAGGAAATTGTTGCAgttgaaggaggaggaggagaagcaaTTAGGACTTTGGTGTTCCCTCAAGTAACCCAGTTGAAGTTTAGCGATTTACCGAGACTCAAGTGGTTTTGCCAAGGAGTGTATGTTACAAAATGGCCGATGctgaaaaagatgaaaattgtAAGATGCGAAAAAGTGGAGATATTTGCTTCAGAAGTTGTGAGctttgaaaaaacagttaaagATCAGAGGCAGTTCGAGATGTCCAATATTAAACAACCCCTTTTCTTGGTGAATGag CACTCATTCCCCAGCTTGGAGACACTGGAATTTTTGTACATGGGTTcgttagaaattatatttggaaaGCTGGAGGGGCAAAATGGTAAAGAACCACAAGTTTTAATATCCCCAGCATCAGGGACAGAAGAAAGTGGAGCAACCACACACTTTGCGTCGACC CACTCATTCCCCAGCTTGGAGACACTGGAAATTTCGAACATGGATtcattagaaattatatttggaaaGCTGGAGGGGCAAAATGGTATAGAACCACAAGTTTTAATATCCCCAGAGTCAAGGACAGAAGAAAGTGGAGCAATCACGAATTTTGCATCAACA GTTGCCTTCCCTAGCTTGCAAACACTGCGCATGAAGGATCTACACAAATTAAAGCACGTATGGAGTGAATATTCCAAAAcagttttcaattttcaaaatctggAAGTAATACAAGCTGTGAGATGTGAGAGTCTGAAAAGTTTATTTCCAATCTCGATCATCAGATGTCTCGAGCAATTGCAAGTACTTGAGATTGAGAATTGTGGGGTGGAGGAAATTGTTGCAGTtgaaagaggaggaggaggaggagaagcaaTTAGGACTTTGGTGTTCCCTCAAGTAACCCAGTTGAAGTTTAGCGATTTATCGAGACTCAAGTGGTTTTGCCAAGGAGTGTATGTTACAAAATGGCCGATGCTGAAAGAGATGACAATTGATGGATGCGACAAAGTGGAGATATTTGCTTCAGAAGTTGTGAGctttgaaaaaacagttaaagATCAAAGGCAGTTCGAAATGTCCAATATTAAACAACCCCTTTTCTTGGTGAATGag CACTCATTCCCCAGCTTGGAGACACTGGAATTTTGGGACATGGATTcgttagaaattatatttgtaaagcTGGAGGGGCAAAATGGTAAAGAACCACAAGTTTTAATATCCCCAGCGTCAGGGACAGAAGAAAGTGGAGCAACCACACACTTTGTGTCAACC atCGTGTTCCCTCAAGTAACCCAGTTGAAGTTCAGCGATTTACCGAGACTCAAGTCGTTTTGCCAAGGAGTGTATGTTACAAAATGGCCGATGctgaaaaagatgaaaattgaaagatgCGAGAAAATTGAGATTTTTGCTTCAGAAGTTGTGAGctttgaaaaaacagttaaagATCAGAGGCAGTTCGAAATGTCCAATATTAAACAACCCCTTTTCTTGATGAATGag CACTCATTCCCCAGCTTGGAGACACTGGAATTTTGGGACATGGATTcgttagaaattatatttggaaaGCTGGAGGGGCAAAATGGTAAAGAACCACAAGTTTTAATATCCCCAGAGTCAGGGACAGAAGAAAGTGGAGCAATCACAAATTTTGCATCAACA GTTGCCTTCCCTAGCTTGCAAACACTGCGCATGAAGGATCTACACAAATTAAAGCACGTATGGAGTGAATATTCCAAAAcagttttcaattttcaaaatctggAAGTAATACAAGCTGTGAGATGTGAGAGTCTGAAAAGTTTATTTCCAATCTCGATCATCAGATGTCTCGAGCAATTGCAAGTACTTGAGATTGAGAATTGTGGGGTGGAGGAAATTGTTGCAGTtgaaagaggaggaggaggaggagaagcaaTTAGGACTTTGGTGTTCCCTCAAGTAACCCAGTTGAAGTTTAGCGATTTATCGAGACTCAAGTGGTTTTGCCAAGGAGTGTATGTTACAAAATGGCCGATGCTGAAAGAGATGACAATTGATGGATGCGACAAAGTGGAGATATTTGCTTCAGAAGTTGTGAGctttgaaaaaacagttaaagATCAAAGGCAGTTCGAAATGTCCAATATTAAACAACCCCTTTTCTTGGTGAATGag CACTCATTCCCCAGCTTGGAGACACTGGAATTTTTGAACATGG